ATGCCAAGAGTCCAGATTGCCCGCCTTCCGGATCGGCTGCCTCTTTGGCACAACACGGCTTCGAAGGAACGGCCTGTGTACCGTGAGGATTGCGAGGCCAGCTACTTCCTTGGGTCCGAGTTCGGCGTCCACTCCCCTTGAGTGTCCACCGCCTCCTGGGGACCCGGCCAGGTCGGCATGGTCGCGAGCAGGAGCCGCAAGTCGGCCTTCTCGCCGGCGCGGAATTGAAAGGCCGTACCCACCGGAATTCGGAGCGAATCACCTTCCCGGACCAGGTCGACACGCCCCGCGTCGTCGAGACCCCGCCAGACCTGGCCTTCCCCGCCCAGGACGTACCAGAGCTCTTCCACGGTGCGGTGCCGGACTGGGGCCGACGTCCTTCCCGCGGGCAGGACGCAGTGGGCGAATCCGCCGTTCCCCCCTTCGACGAGGAGACGGATCTCGGAACCGTCAGGGGCGAGGTAGTCGTAGCTCTCCGGGAGCCTCCGGATGTCCTCGTTCTCGAGCGGCTCCTGCGGAATCCCCTTGCTCGCAGCGATGCGTCGTTCGGATTCTGCGCGCTCGGCGCGAGCCTGGTATGCGTCGACCCGGAGCCCCGGCAAGTCGCCTCCGGCTCGTTCGAACTCGTCCCACGTTCGCGCCACCAGAATGGCGTCGTCATACACGACCGTGTCTCCGTCCATCTCGAAGACGTAGGAAGGCGATACGATGTAGAGCACCTGAGCCGGTTCGTCTCCCTCGTTGCAGAGCTGGAAGAGCGTGCCAGGTTGCGACACGACTGCTTGCCCCGGCCGGATTCGCAACGAGTAGGGCTTGCCGCCGTCTTCCTCCTTCATCCAGATGAGAAGCTGACCGGAAACGACGTAGGTCACCTGGGTGACGGCTGGGTGGCGGTGGATCCACGAGCTGACCCTGGGGCCGATGGCTCCCGCCGCGATACTCATGTCACCGAGAGCCCCCCCAGGGTACGTCCTTCTGCATGACGTCACTCGCGTTGAGGAAGGGGCTCACCTCGGTGCCGTCCGGGACGGTGAAGTAGCCGCGCGCTTCGAAGACTCTGTTCATGGCTCCATCTCCCCCGAGCGCGTGGTTCCGGGTGGCCTAACTCAGCTGCCGGTGCTGTTCGGGGGTCCAGGGAGGCGCAGTGCACACGACGAGGGAGACTTCTTGCGCCTCGACCCACCACCACGAGTCTGTGGGAAAGAAGAAGATATCTCCTTCGGTCATGGAATGATCGCCCCCTTCATCGTGCAAAATGCAGGAGCCCGACGTGACGAGATACGTCTCATCGCAAGCCCGATTGACGACCTTGCCCCCTCCGGGTATCGCCCGCGAATCTTGGCGGTGACGAGTCCCATGCGGCGGGACGGAAGGTCGTACTTCCACACGCTGCACGTGCTTCCATTCTCGAAGCGCTCAGTGGATTTCTTCTCGATCTTCATCTTCTTCTCCGGCGATCCGCGCGAATCTCGGTACCGGACAGGACTCCCGAGCCCGCTTGGGCACGTTGGCCGCATCCGGTCGGGAGTTGTGAGAGTATATGCTGGCGAGTTTCGGTAGCGCGAACTCCTCCGGGTCCATCGGGTTCTCCTTGGCCAGAAGCCAGGGCGGATCGTGCACCGACCGCGTGACGACCCCGGTCACAGGCGGACTGAGCAGCATAGGCAGAGGTCGTCCAAGGCCATCGTCCTGCTCGATGGCCTCCCGGAGGCCCCGCGTCGCACCGAATGAGAGCTCGCGCTTTAGGTGGCGCTCGCAGCGACGTGGCGGGGGCTGGAAGCGGGCCCATGGCATGGCTGCTGAGGCACTTCCAGAGGAAACGGGGAGCTACCGATAGGCTACGCCTACAGGTACCGCACCAGGCCTCGACCCTACCAGGCGAGATTCTCAGTAGCCCCGCCCTCATCTGGAATCCGCGCCCCTCAGTTGACCGCGAGTCCGCGACCGATCAACTCGTAACAGGGCGACGACGTGGCGACCTATCGGTCTCCGGTGGCCGACTGGCCTGTCTTGTCGGAGTGCGACGTTCCCCGTGCCAATGAGGGGAACGCGCGGCATAGCAGGGGGGGCTTGATGGGCTCCGGCAGTTCTTTCTTGGCCAGCAACTTCTGCCCGACGACTAGGAAGCTGCGCTCTCGGCCGCGGGCGCCCCGCAAGAGCACGTCCGTTGCACCTGTCTGGGATACGAGTCCGTAGAGGGCAGTCATATGAACCACGCGAAGGCCGAGAAACAAGACCAGTGAGCCGGTGCCCAGGAGCGCGGTGAACCTTGCGGAAGCGATCCATCCTCGCTGGTCGCTGAAGTCGAACCAGCCACAGAAGCATCCGACGAATAGGAGGACTGAGCCGCACACCATTGCCGCAAGATACTTCGCGATGACGCCTGCCAGCTCCCGCCGACTCTTCGCCGGATCGTCCTCTTGCTTATGTCCGCTCTCAGCGAACAACCGAGCGAGAAAGAGGAACGCTGCCAACGTAGCCGCGCCGCCGAGGAACAGGCCTCCCATGTCGCCCACCCATCGTTCGGTTCCCCGTTCGAACCAGCCCGCAAGGTTGCCGGCCGTGAGGAATGCGCATGGTAGTACGAGCGTTCGCGCCGCCTTCGAGAGCTCCAGCCATGGCGCGACTTGTTCCCTCCAATTCCTGCCGCCCGAGAGTAGTTCTTCCGCTGCCCCGTAGAGTCCGCGAACCATCCTCTCGTCGCCCGTCAGGATTCGTGCTGCCTTGCCTCTGTGCGACGCAAGGAACTTGGAGAACGGAGCTAGTCCGCCGGCCGGCCTACGTTGAGCGGGTCCATACAGAGGATCGAAGATGAGCGGGTCGAGCACGCTCCCCATTCGATATGCAACGAACAGCAGGACGATCCCCACCAATAAGGTCAGCCAATTGTCGCCAGCCGGGCCGGGTCGAGGGGATCGTTGTTCTTCACATCCACCGACGAAGGGGTGCGCTGGAAAACGTACAAGTGTTCCGCCGACTCAGCCGCGTGCGGTACGCATTGCACTGCCGTCGCGCCGGTGCCAAGGATGCCGACGCGCTTTCCCGCCAGCCCCGTGAGGTTTCCGTCGGCATCACCGCCCGTGTAGCCATAATCCCAGCGGCTGGCGTGGAAGGTATGACCCTTGAATTTCTCGATCCCGGGGATCCCGGGCAGCTTCGGTTTGTTGAGTACTCCGAGGGCCATGACCACGAAATGGGCTCGCATCCGATCAGCGCGATTCGTGGAGATGATCCAGCGAGCAGCCTCCTCGTCCCAGCGCACTTCGGTCACCTTGGTCTGAAAACAAACATCCCGGTAGAGATCGAATTTTCTTCCGATCCTCTGACAATGCTCGAGAATTTCGGCCCCGGTGACGTACTTCTGTTTCGGAATGTGGCCGGTTTCTTCGAGCAAAGGCAAGTAGATGTAGGACTCGATGTCGCAGGCCACGCCGGGGTAGCGATTCCAGTACCAGGTACCACCAAAGTCGCCAGCGCTGTCGATGATTCGAATGTCTTCGACACCCTCATCGCGCAGCCGCGCGGCGGTGAGCAGCCCACCGAAGCCGCCACCGATCACAGCGATTTCGACCTCGTCGGTCAGTGGCGGACGGCTGAATCCCGGCTCGACATAGGGGTCATCGAGGAAATGAGCGAACTCTCCTTCGACCTGAATGAATTGAGCGTTGGCATCGGGCCGAATTCTCTTGTCGCGCTCCTGACGGTATTTCTCGCGGAGTGCATCTGAATCGAATTCAAGCGCATTGGATTCTTCTTCGGTTCGGCCAGCGCCGGTTTCTCGGGTCATTCTCGAATTCCTCTCCGAAATGGAGGTTATGGCATGCAGCGCGCCGATACTGCGGGCTGCAACCGACGATGCGGTATGACAATGGTCATACCCGCGGCGACCCGAAGGCGCGAGACCGGCTCGGTAGGCTCGGCCGGGTGCGTGTCGATGCTGCGGCCGCGGTTGGCCTTCGAACCCGAGGGGGAATTGCGATGGCTTCTCGAAATCTGAAGCTGGCGCGGAGTTCGCTCGAAGCTCTCGCCGAGAATCCCGACGATACCGCCCAGGCAATCGTCGTCATCGCCGCGATGACTGGCAACTCGAACGAACGACTCTTCGAGCGCTTCAAGCGATCTCCGAGAGGAAAGAAGATCCTCGACGAAGGCCGCGATCTCTACGACATCCTTTGTGACCGTGAGCGGTTGCTGGCAATGCCAGCAGGTTCGCTGGGCCACACGATCTGCGAGTGGTTCATTCGCGAGAACATCGGCGCCGAGGGCCTCGCCGGCGCAAGTGAGGCCGCTTCCAAGCAGTTCCCGGATCGCCCGGTGAATTCGGGCGAAGGGGCACGCGTCTTCGGGACGCGCTTGCTCAATCTCCACGATGTCTTCCATGTACTCACGGGCTACGACCGCGACATGCGGGGCGAGATTGCCGTGCTCGCGTTCACCGTGCCCCAGACTTGGAATACCGGTATCGCCTACCTGGTATGGCGGTCGCTCATCCACAACGGTTGGAGTTCGGAAGGCGGCCAGCTGATCCGCCAGGGGCTGCGCCGCGGGTTGCGCGCGAAGTGGCTCCTCGATCAGGATTGGGAGGCGCTCTTCGAGCAGCCGATCGATGCCGTGCGGGAGCAACTCGGTATCAGCGCGCCGCCGGCCTATGAGCAGCTGCGCTCACGCGCGGCACCTCCGCTGGTCAACTGAAGCGGGCTTCGTACGTGCTCCAAGGGCGCGGCCGCGCTCCCGCTGCCCGACGATCGAATTGTCTGCTGGCCGCTAGATCGTGAAACCCAGGTCGCGATAGTTCTGTGCCGTACGATCCGTGATCAGATCGATTCGGTTCAGCTGCGGCAATACGTGGTCGCGAATCGGGTCTGGCTGACTCGCGATGAACTCGGGGTCTTGAAACCGCTCGATGACTTCAGGCAACACGGTGGCCGCGTCGACTCCCGCATCCCCGAGGATCTCGAGTTGCGAAGTGAAGCCCGTACCGGGCCTTCGGCCGCTGATCGCGTCGACCGCGGCGAATGCGAAATCCTCCACACGGTTGCGGTCCGCGTCCGTCATCCTCGGTAGTTCATCTTTCATGTAGATCAGCCCGTAGGAAACATGCCGAGCCTCGTCGTCGGCCGTCAGACTGACGATCTCACGGAGCAGTTGGTCTCGGCTTCCCTCCTTCATGATCTTGAAAGAGCCCATGGCGAGCCCCTCGACGATCACCTGCATGCCGACGCACTTCATCTGCCAGAGATCCGCTTCGAGGATCTGGTTCAGCACCGCTTGAAGGGTGGGGTCGATCGGATAGACGCGGTGTAGCCGCTCGATATAGCGGTGAAACACCTCGACGTGGCGTGCTTCATCGACCACCTGCGTCGCCGCGTAGAGCTTTCCGTCGATATCCGGGACGGCTTCGACGAGCTGGCCGCAACAGAGCAGCGCTCCCTGCTCACCGTGAAGAAATTGCGAAAGGATCCACGCCGCATTGCACACCGAGAGCTTGGTCTGCGTTTCGTCTGGCAAGGCCTTGATGACGTCGAGTTCACGGAGCGCATCTTGGCTCGGGTCGAGAATGTTGCCATCCGGATCGATTTCGAGATCCCATGGAATATCGGCCGCAGCATTCCACTGTTGTTTCTTTGCGACTTCATAGAGATCGCGTAGAGCCTTGATCTTGGGGTCATAGTCGAACTTCCAGCGCGTCGTCAGTTGGGTGACGATCTCTTCCACGGCCATGGCTCTTCTCCCCCTGCTCTTCTGCTTCTATTGGAACGTGCCGCAATATTCGATCGCTGGGCACGGCGTACCGACGGTTCGTCGCTCGACGATCCAATGGGTAGGCTACGAGCGGGCAACAATGGCGCGGTATGACGTTCGTCATACGACGTCAGGCTTTAGGGGCGACTTTTCGCCACAGATCACCCGCGCTTTGGTACGGTACCGGGATATGCCGTCAAAACCCGAATGCGTCGAAGGTGGGCGACCGGAGCGACAGACCGTGGGCGAACAGTCAATTCAGATGGAAATCGACGAAACACACTGCACCCAGTGTGGTCTGTGCGAAGAACGTGCGCCGGAGAACATGGAGATGGCCACCGACGAACCCTGTGCCCGGGTGATCAAACAACCCGTCGGAGAATCCGAAACGAACGATTGCATCGAAGCCGCCGACTATTGTCCGACCGGTGGACTGACGGCGACTCAGCTCATTCCAGAGCCGGGCGACGAACTCGCCTGATCGTCGCGGACGACGGCCGAGGGCGGCTTCACGAAACAATGCAACCCGGACCACCAGGTCCGCCCCGCAACATTACGATTTCCGGCGCGGATTGAACCTTCGTCGGAGTAGTTCCGATTCCCCTGTAGGAGGACTCGTGATGCGGATGCGGAAAAACGCACTTGGCGAGACAATCCGGGTGGCCGCGATCGGCTTCGTCGTATCGGGATTCCTGGGCTCTGCCTCCGCGGCTAGCTGGGCGGATCCGGGAGCCACTGGTTCCAAGACATCGCCGCAAGGCAAATCGGCCGGGATTTCCGGCGAAACACTCCCCGGACCCAAAACGAAGGGAGCTGCGGAGGCGACCAAGGCAGGTGCTCCCAAGCTCCCGGTGCCCAAGGAAGCGGGTTCGCCTGTTCCGGTGAAGCCCGTGGATCCGCGTCGCGAGGCGGTGTCTTTGCGGCCGGGAATTCCGGGCGAGCGCGTTCCGATCGATGGGCGCCTTCCAGTGCTGCGGCGCAGCGGAGACCGAGGGCGACCGGAGCTGCCGCCGCCTGGCTCCGCGGGCGTCCGGCGGGCGCTTGCGACCCTCCTGCGTCTGGACGGCCGGACCGGCAGCCTGGACGTAACCGAGCCCGGGGATCCGGTGGTTCCCGCCGAATGGCACTTCGCGGACCCGGCAGTCGATCTCGCCGTGTTGCACGTTGGGTTGCGTCATCCGGCCTCATGCCCGGCTGCGGGCACTCCAGCGGACGTTGGCCTGCGGCAACTGGAAGGGCAGGGGGGAACGCTGCTCGTCGACGGATTCGTCAGCGCGCGCGGACGGCGTGGCTTCGACCTGAACGACTTCCGCTTTCGGGGCTACCCCGAATACCAGGTCAGTGTGTGTGGGCTCGGCCGTGGTGTTTTCACCGGCGAACGGACCAATGTCGTACGTGTGGCGCGCACCTACCTGGCGACGATCCACGGCATGATCGTCGGAGCCGAGTACCGCGCTCCGGATCGGGACT
This portion of the bacterium genome encodes:
- a CDS encoding cupin domain-containing protein, with product MSIAAGAIGPRVSSWIHRHPAVTQVTYVVSGQLLIWMKEEDGGKPYSLRIRPGQAVVSQPGTLFQLCNEGDEPAQVLYIVSPSYVFEMDGDTVVYDDAILVARTWDEFERAGGDLPGLRVDAYQARAERAESERRIAASKGIPQEPLENEDIRRLPESYDYLAPDGSEIRLLVEGGNGGFAHCVLPAGRTSAPVRHRTVEELWYVLGGEGQVWRGLDDAGRVDLVREGDSLRIPVGTAFQFRAGEKADLRLLLATMPTWPGPQEAVDTQGEWTPNSDPRK
- a CDS encoding NAD(P)/FAD-dependent oxidoreductase, whose amino-acid sequence is MTRETGAGRTEEESNALEFDSDALREKYRQERDKRIRPDANAQFIQVEGEFAHFLDDPYVEPGFSRPPLTDEVEIAVIGGGFGGLLTAARLRDEGVEDIRIIDSAGDFGGTWYWNRYPGVACDIESYIYLPLLEETGHIPKQKYVTGAEILEHCQRIGRKFDLYRDVCFQTKVTEVRWDEEAARWIISTNRADRMRAHFVVMALGVLNKPKLPGIPGIEKFKGHTFHASRWDYGYTGGDADGNLTGLAGKRVGILGTGATAVQCVPHAAESAEHLYVFQRTPSSVDVKNNDPLDPARLATIG
- a CDS encoding ferritin-like domain-containing protein, coding for MAVEEIVTQLTTRWKFDYDPKIKALRDLYEVAKKQQWNAAADIPWDLEIDPDGNILDPSQDALRELDVIKALPDETQTKLSVCNAAWILSQFLHGEQGALLCCGQLVEAVPDIDGKLYAATQVVDEARHVEVFHRYIERLHRVYPIDPTLQAVLNQILEADLWQMKCVGMQVIVEGLAMGSFKIMKEGSRDQLLREIVSLTADDEARHVSYGLIYMKDELPRMTDADRNRVEDFAFAAVDAISGRRPGTGFTSQLEILGDAGVDAATVLPEVIERFQDPEFIASQPDPIRDHVLPQLNRIDLITDRTAQNYRDLGFTI
- a CDS encoding ferredoxin: MALLPLLFCFYWNVPQYSIAGHGVPTVRRSTIQWVGYERATMARYDVRHTTSGFRGDFSPQITRALVRYRDMPSKPECVEGGRPERQTVGEQSIQMEIDETHCTQCGLCEERAPENMEMATDEPCARVIKQPVGESETNDCIEAADYCPTGGLTATQLIPEPGDELA